A single region of the Pseudomonas mandelii genome encodes:
- a CDS encoding AraC family transcriptional regulator, which produces MAKHTPPIDWFHRAPDVGGVQRFEAFFAGHGYDLHRHDTYAIGRTLAGVQSFQYRGGWRHSLPGGTLVLHPDEVHDGEAGTEAGFKYRMMYIEPALIQQILGGQPLPFIKTGLSTDPRLFAATDVLLRSLDCPLDPLEEQDALFDLAQALSTVSGAPGKRQRFDYVAAERAREFIHSALDRTVTLEELAQHSGRDRWSLSRDFRLLFGTSPYRYLTMRRLDLVRALLIQGQSLVSAALIAGFTDQSHMTRQFSKAYGLSPARWMKMHRR; this is translated from the coding sequence ATGGCCAAGCACACGCCTCCCATCGACTGGTTCCATCGCGCCCCCGACGTGGGCGGGGTTCAGCGTTTCGAGGCATTTTTTGCCGGCCACGGCTACGACCTTCACCGCCATGACACCTACGCAATCGGCCGGACTCTGGCCGGCGTGCAGAGTTTTCAATACCGCGGCGGCTGGCGCCACAGCCTGCCCGGCGGGACCCTGGTGCTGCACCCGGACGAAGTCCACGATGGCGAGGCTGGCACCGAGGCCGGCTTCAAGTACCGGATGATGTACATCGAGCCGGCGCTGATCCAGCAGATACTCGGCGGGCAACCGCTGCCGTTCATCAAGACCGGATTGTCGACCGACCCACGCCTGTTCGCCGCCACCGACGTGCTGCTGCGAAGCCTGGATTGCCCCCTCGATCCACTGGAAGAGCAGGACGCGCTGTTCGATCTGGCGCAGGCATTGAGCACTGTCTCCGGCGCGCCCGGTAAACGCCAACGCTTCGACTACGTGGCGGCGGAGCGCGCGCGGGAGTTCATCCACAGCGCCCTGGATCGCACGGTGACACTGGAGGAACTGGCGCAGCATAGCGGTCGGGATCGCTGGAGTCTGTCGAGGGATTTCCGCCTGTTGTTCGGCACCAGCCCTTATCGATACCTGACCATGCGTCGCCTGGACCTGGTCCGCGCCCTGCTGATCCAGGGCCAGTCTCTGGTCAGTGCCGCACTGATCGCCGGTTTCACCGACCAGAGCCACATGACCCGGCAATTCAGCAAGGCATACGGCCTGTCACCGGCCCGCTGGATGAAAATGCACCGCCGCTGA
- a CDS encoding MFS transporter: MAISNVQTGTTSAPATSQSSPLVMRIIGAVALAHLINDLIQSVLPSIYPMLKANYGLTFTQVGLITLTFQLTASLLQPWVGYHTDRHPKPWLLPAGTVCTLIGILMMSVVDTFPLILLAAGLIGIGSSTFHPEASRVARLASGGRFGLAQSTFQVGGNAGSAFGPLLAAAIIIPFGQGHVAWFGLFAVFALFVLYRISRWYANHLNLFKLKQGQAATHGLSKRRVISALVVLGLLVFSKYFYMASFTSYFTFYLIEKFDLSVASSQLHLFLFLGAVAAGTFFGGPIGDKIGRKAVIWFSILGVAPFTLILPHVDLFWTSILSVLIGFILASAFSAIVVYAQELVPGNVGMIAGVFFGLMFGFGGIGAALLGHLADVHGIEYVYFLCSFLPLFGVLAILLPRTKKA, encoded by the coding sequence ATGGCTATCAGCAATGTTCAGACCGGCACGACGTCGGCACCCGCGACTTCACAAAGCAGCCCTCTGGTCATGCGCATCATTGGCGCGGTGGCGCTGGCGCATTTGATCAATGACCTGATCCAGTCGGTTCTACCGTCGATTTATCCGATGTTGAAGGCCAACTATGGCCTGACATTTACCCAGGTTGGATTGATCACTTTGACGTTCCAGCTGACGGCTTCGCTGTTGCAGCCATGGGTCGGTTACCACACCGATCGCCATCCCAAGCCCTGGCTGCTACCGGCGGGAACCGTCTGCACGCTGATCGGTATTTTGATGATGTCGGTGGTCGATACTTTTCCGCTGATTCTGCTGGCGGCGGGGTTGATTGGCATCGGCTCATCGACCTTTCACCCGGAAGCTTCTCGCGTGGCTCGACTGGCCTCGGGCGGGCGATTCGGTCTGGCGCAATCGACCTTTCAGGTCGGAGGCAATGCCGGCTCGGCCTTCGGCCCGTTGCTGGCAGCGGCGATCATCATTCCCTTCGGCCAGGGCCATGTGGCGTGGTTTGGATTGTTCGCCGTGTTTGCGTTGTTCGTGCTCTATCGGATCAGCCGCTGGTACGCCAACCACTTAAACCTGTTCAAGCTCAAACAAGGTCAGGCGGCGACGCACGGCCTGTCGAAACGCCGGGTGATCAGCGCGCTGGTGGTGCTCGGGCTGCTGGTGTTCTCCAAGTATTTCTACATGGCCAGTTTCACCAGCTACTTCACCTTCTACCTGATCGAGAAGTTCGACCTGTCGGTGGCCAGTTCGCAGCTGCATCTGTTCCTGTTCCTGGGCGCCGTGGCGGCGGGGACGTTCTTCGGTGGGCCGATTGGCGACAAGATCGGGCGTAAGGCGGTGATCTGGTTCTCGATCCTTGGCGTGGCGCCATTCACGCTGATCCTGCCTCACGTTGATCTGTTCTGGACCAGCATTCTGAGCGTGCTGATCGGCTTTATCCTCGCGTCAGCCTTTTCGGCCATCGTGGTGTACGCACAGGAACTGGTGCCGGGCAATGTCGGCATGATTGCCGGGGTGTTCTTCGGATTGATGTTCGGTTTTGGCGGGATTGGCGCGGCGTTGCTCGGGCATCTGGCGGATGTCCACGGCATCGAATACGTGTACTTTCTGTGCTCGTTCCTGCCATTGTTTGGCGTACTGGCGATCTTGCTGCCAAGAACCAAAAAGGCGTAG
- a CDS encoding type II toxin-antitoxin system HigB family toxin translates to MRIIAISQLKSFWERYPDAEQSLLAWIDEARNAEWKTPANIKAHFATASILKSHRVVFNIKGNDFRLVVAVAYRFGAVYIKFVGTHKQYDAIDADTVEME, encoded by the coding sequence ATGAGAATTATCGCCATTAGCCAGCTTAAAAGTTTTTGGGAGCGCTACCCGGACGCAGAACAATCCTTACTAGCTTGGATTGACGAGGCAAGAAATGCCGAGTGGAAAACACCTGCGAACATAAAAGCGCACTTTGCTACCGCCAGCATTCTCAAGAGCCATAGAGTCGTGTTCAACATCAAGGGTAATGACTTTCGGCTGGTAGTCGCTGTGGCTTATCGCTTCGGCGCTGTTTACATAAAATTTGTCGGCACTCACAAGCAGTACGACGCAATCGACGCCGATACCGTCGAGATGGAGTAA
- the ggt gene encoding gamma-glutamyltransferase, translating to MFSAFRLSRYRLSAFSLIATALTLAACNAPPTSTLPIAPEVASGYRTDLQTRHASKHMAAAANPLAAEAGREMLRQGGSAVDAAIAMQAVLTLVEPQSSGIGGGAFIVLWDGKNVRTYDGRETAPAGATEKLFLQADGKPMAFTQAQIGGRSVGTPGVLRALELAHQKHGRLPWAQLFEPAIRLAEQGFAISPRLHQLIASDSSMRRSPDMMAYFLNADGSPKAAGTQLKNPALAAVLKRIATEGPDALYKGPVAQEIVAKVQGHANPGSLSLNDLQGYTAKERAPLCTDYKRWQVCGMPPPSSGGIAVAQILGTLQALEVRDQRFALASMKPVKTGKPAGTEPTPEAVHLIAEAERLAYADRALYLADADFVPVPVKGLVDPSYLASRAALIGDRSMGTAKPGTPPGIKIAYAPDRSPLRISTSQVVAVDDEGGAVSMTTTVESAFGSHVMVQGFLLNNQMTDFSFIPEENGQKVANRVEPGKRPRSSMAPTLIFDRQSGEFLATIGSPGGSQIIEYVAKSTIGLLDWNLDPQAAISLPNFGSRNGPTELEEGQFSAGLMQALKDKGHSVSEIDMTSGTQAIVRVKDAQGKASLAGGADPRREGAALGD from the coding sequence GTGTTCTCAGCCTTCCGCTTGAGCCGCTATCGCCTGTCAGCCTTTTCGCTGATCGCCACCGCGCTGACCCTTGCAGCGTGCAACGCCCCGCCCACGTCGACATTGCCGATCGCGCCGGAAGTCGCCTCGGGTTATCGCACCGACCTGCAAACCCGGCACGCCTCGAAACACATGGCGGCGGCAGCCAACCCTCTGGCGGCCGAGGCCGGGCGCGAGATGCTGCGTCAGGGCGGCTCGGCGGTGGATGCCGCGATTGCCATGCAAGCGGTGTTGACGCTGGTGGAACCTCAATCCTCGGGCATCGGCGGCGGCGCGTTCATTGTGTTGTGGGATGGCAAGAACGTGCGCACTTACGACGGTCGCGAAACCGCACCGGCCGGCGCCACGGAGAAGCTTTTCCTACAAGCCGACGGCAAACCGATGGCCTTCACCCAGGCGCAGATTGGGGGGCGCTCAGTGGGCACGCCCGGTGTGTTGCGAGCGCTTGAGCTGGCACATCAGAAACACGGTCGTCTGCCGTGGGCGCAACTGTTCGAACCGGCCATCCGACTCGCGGAGCAAGGTTTCGCCATCTCGCCGCGCTTGCATCAACTGATCGCTTCAGATTCCTCCATGCGTCGCTCGCCTGACATGATGGCGTACTTCCTGAATGCCGATGGCAGCCCGAAAGCCGCCGGCACTCAGCTGAAAAACCCGGCACTGGCCGCCGTACTCAAACGCATCGCCACAGAAGGTCCCGATGCGTTGTACAAAGGGCCGGTTGCGCAAGAAATCGTCGCCAAGGTTCAGGGCCACGCCAACCCTGGCAGTCTGTCGCTGAACGATCTCCAAGGCTATACGGCCAAGGAACGCGCGCCGCTATGCACCGACTACAAACGCTGGCAGGTCTGCGGCATGCCGCCGCCGTCGTCGGGCGGGATCGCCGTGGCGCAGATCCTCGGCACACTCCAGGCGTTGGAAGTACGCGACCAGCGTTTTGCCTTGGCCTCAATGAAACCGGTCAAGACCGGCAAACCCGCCGGCACCGAGCCGACGCCAGAAGCCGTGCACCTGATTGCCGAAGCCGAGCGCCTGGCCTACGCCGACCGCGCGCTCTATCTGGCCGACGCCGACTTCGTTCCCGTCCCTGTCAAAGGCCTGGTGGACCCGAGCTATCTGGCCAGCCGCGCCGCCCTGATCGGTGACCGCAGCATGGGCACGGCCAAACCCGGCACCCCGCCGGGCATCAAGATCGCCTACGCACCGGACCGTTCACCGCTGCGCATCTCGACCTCGCAAGTGGTCGCGGTCGATGACGAAGGTGGCGCGGTGTCCATGACCACCACCGTCGAATCCGCGTTCGGTTCGCACGTGATGGTGCAGGGCTTCCTGCTCAACAACCAGATGACCGACTTCTCGTTCATCCCGGAAGAAAACGGGCAGAAAGTCGCCAACCGCGTCGAACCCGGCAAACGCCCCCGCTCGTCCATGGCCCCGACGCTGATCTTCGATCGCCAGAGCGGTGAATTCCTCGCCACCATCGGCTCGCCGGGCGGTTCGCAAATCATCGAATACGTCGCCAAATCCACCATCGGCCTGCTCGACTGGAACCTCGACCCGCAAGCCGCCATCAGCCTGCCCAACTTCGGCAGCCGCAACGGCCCGACGGAACTGGAAGAGGGGCAGTTCAGCGCCGGGCTGATGCAGGCGCTGAAGGACAAAGGGCACAGCGTGAGCGAGATTGACATGACCAGCGGCACCCAGGCGATTGTCCGGGTGAAGGATGCGCAGGGGAAGGCTTCGTTGGCGGGCGGGGCCGATCCTCGGCGTGAGGGGGCTGCGTTGGGGGATTGA
- a CDS encoding methyl-accepting chemotaxis protein, protein MQAFLSPGIGLLGRFGFARKFQLLFLLFILPLAGSLVMIGQDYRAKLNLISGERAGVRQLLALDALDNLLAAQRDRAARWRATETNRQPTPATLAAMAGFDAVQPAVAQATSDLGDALKTEGAEGETLTRYQALQTALNGLDSKSLSSVGWWPDGYDRFTNALSALQALREQIAMDNRLTLAPWLETYLLTQISTQHAPDLIERVGRLASVGQASVVSGQFTLQSRLQLRDLRSRIGDAREQLAKTASLLEARLPSALQSWAGQYHDSLKHLDAELKVLDDGVFGGSIKLKPEEFERSLDSLLTDLASLRQQSLVSLDQRLDYYHGSAIRQFILVATIFGCLLLAALYLFICLQASIRRSASGITLLAEALRDGNLSLQVPVQGRDELAAISTALNVAVVQLRNSLLGVDHETLQVSNAVRTLNHHSSGALGEVEAQQLQISQIAAAATQLAATSQGVAQSCEQASGSAQHTQRIAADSSRDSQRTTASIQQLNQRLNDTAAALGRVSEQGQQIQLVVDTIRGVAEQTNLLALNAAIEAARAGEQGRGFAVVADEVRSLSQRTQSSTAQIAGTVDSLRSTVNEAVSLMEAACSQAQSDALSVTGLGERLGEIAHAVQGVTDTLAQIATAVEEQASTADEVSGNIQQVDQAAVRLLEGARAVNLAADTLSQGSKALSANTGRFQLS, encoded by the coding sequence ATGCAGGCTTTTTTATCACCGGGGATCGGATTGCTGGGGCGTTTTGGCTTCGCACGCAAATTTCAGTTGTTGTTTCTGCTGTTTATCCTGCCGCTGGCAGGCAGCCTGGTGATGATTGGTCAGGACTATCGCGCCAAACTTAACTTGATCTCCGGCGAACGTGCCGGTGTTCGGCAACTGCTCGCCCTGGATGCGCTCGATAACCTGCTCGCCGCCCAACGTGACCGCGCCGCACGCTGGCGTGCGACGGAAACCAATCGCCAGCCAACGCCTGCAACCCTTGCCGCGATGGCCGGGTTCGATGCGGTTCAACCCGCCGTCGCCCAAGCCACCTCGGACCTCGGTGATGCGCTGAAAACCGAAGGCGCCGAGGGCGAAACCCTGACCCGTTATCAGGCGCTGCAAACCGCCCTCAACGGCCTCGACTCGAAAAGCCTGAGCAGCGTTGGTTGGTGGCCGGATGGCTACGATCGTTTCACCAATGCCTTGAGTGCGCTGCAAGCCCTGCGCGAACAGATCGCCATGGACAATCGCCTGACGCTCGCGCCGTGGCTGGAAACCTACCTGCTGACGCAAATCTCGACACAGCATGCACCGGACCTGATTGAGCGGGTTGGCCGCCTGGCCAGCGTCGGTCAGGCATCGGTGGTGTCCGGGCAGTTCACCCTGCAAAGCCGTCTGCAATTGCGCGATTTGCGCAGTCGTATCGGCGATGCCCGGGAACAGCTGGCGAAAACCGCCAGCCTGCTGGAAGCACGCCTGCCCAGCGCGTTGCAAAGCTGGGCCGGGCAATACCACGACAGCCTCAAGCATCTCGATGCTGAACTGAAAGTCCTCGATGACGGCGTCTTCGGCGGCAGCATCAAGCTCAAGCCGGAAGAATTCGAGCGCAGCCTCGACAGCCTGCTCACCGACCTCGCCTCGCTGCGCCAGCAGTCATTGGTTTCGCTGGATCAACGCCTGGATTACTACCATGGCTCGGCGATCCGCCAGTTTATTCTGGTGGCGACGATCTTTGGCTGCCTGCTGCTGGCCGCGCTGTACCTGTTCATCTGCTTGCAGGCCTCGATCCGGCGCAGCGCCAGCGGCATCACCCTGCTGGCTGAAGCATTGCGCGACGGCAACTTAAGCCTGCAAGTGCCGGTGCAGGGGCGCGACGAACTGGCGGCCATCAGCACCGCCCTGAATGTCGCCGTGGTGCAGCTGCGCAACAGTTTGCTGGGGGTCGATCACGAAACCTTGCAGGTGAGCAACGCGGTGCGCACCCTCAACCATCACTCCAGCGGCGCCTTGGGCGAAGTTGAAGCGCAGCAATTGCAGATCAGCCAGATCGCCGCTGCGGCCACGCAGTTGGCCGCGACCTCTCAGGGTGTCGCCCAGAGTTGCGAACAGGCGTCCGGCAGCGCTCAACACACCCAACGCATTGCGGCCGACAGCAGCCGCGACAGCCAACGCACCACGGCGAGTATTCAGCAGCTCAACCAGCGCTTGAACGACACGGCGGCGGCACTCGGCCGGGTCAGCGAACAAGGCCAGCAGATTCAATTGGTGGTCGACACCATTCGCGGCGTGGCCGAGCAGACTAATCTGCTGGCGCTCAACGCGGCGATCGAGGCGGCTCGCGCGGGCGAACAGGGTCGCGGCTTTGCGGTGGTGGCGGATGAAGTGCGCAGCCTCTCGCAACGCACTCAGTCCTCCACCGCGCAGATCGCCGGCACTGTCGACAGTCTGCGCAGCACGGTGAATGAGGCGGTCAGCCTGATGGAAGCGGCCTGTAGCCAAGCGCAAAGTGATGCCCTGTCGGTCACCGGCCTGGGCGAACGCCTCGGGGAAATTGCCCACGCGGTGCAAGGCGTTACCGACACCCTGGCGCAGATCGCCACGGCGGTTGAGGAACAGGCCAGCACCGCCGATGAAGTCAGCGGCAACATCCAGCAGGTCGATCAGGCCGCGGTAAGGTTGCTCGAAGGCGCGCGGGCGGTGAACCTGGCGGCGGACACCTTGAGCCAGGGCAGCAAGGCCTTGAGTGCCAATACCGGGAGATTTCAGCTCAGTTGA
- a CDS encoding gamma-glutamylcyclotransferase family protein has product MSDKTEYLFSYGTLQDKVVQLANFGRELSGSADAMLGYEQSWVEITDPEVLATSGKTHHPILRPGSDSSVPIPGMVFQITPEELAAADSYEVSDYKRVSVVLQSGIEAWVYVSV; this is encoded by the coding sequence ATGAGCGATAAAACGGAGTACCTGTTTTCCTACGGCACCTTGCAGGACAAAGTCGTGCAACTGGCCAACTTCGGGCGCGAGCTCAGCGGCAGTGCCGATGCGATGCTGGGGTACGAGCAGTCCTGGGTCGAAATCACCGACCCAGAGGTGTTGGCCACCAGCGGCAAGACTCACCATCCGATTCTTCGTCCGGGAAGCGATAGCAGCGTCCCGATTCCCGGCATGGTGTTCCAGATCACACCCGAGGAACTAGCCGCCGCCGACAGTTATGAGGTATCGGATTACAAGCGTGTCAGCGTAGTCCTTCAATCCGGGATTGAAGCGTGGGTGTACGTGAGCGTGTAG
- a CDS encoding helix-turn-helix domain-containing protein, which produces MNIRPIHTDEDYRAALKTVSALFDNEPEPGTPEGDYFDIMITLIEAYESKQFPVDLPNPIDAIKFRMEQSGLSAADLAPAIGRTNRVYEVLNGKRALTLPMIWKLHDLFGIPAESLIKPMKQA; this is translated from the coding sequence ATGAACATTCGTCCGATTCACACCGACGAGGACTACCGCGCAGCCCTCAAGACTGTATCTGCCCTTTTCGACAATGAGCCAGAGCCTGGCACGCCTGAAGGGGATTATTTCGACATCATGATCACACTGATCGAAGCTTATGAATCGAAGCAGTTTCCAGTTGATCTGCCCAATCCAATCGATGCGATAAAATTTCGCATGGAACAATCAGGTCTGTCCGCAGCGGACCTTGCGCCTGCCATTGGCCGGACAAACCGGGTTTACGAAGTGCTTAATGGCAAGCGTGCGTTGACGCTCCCGATGATATGGAAACTACATGATCTGTTCGGAATACCAGCAGAGAGCCTGATTAAACCTATGAAACAAGCTTGA
- the ddlA gene encoding D-alanine--D-alanine ligase — protein sequence MSKLRVGIIFGGRSAEHEVSLQSAKNIVDALDRSRFEPVLIGIDKQGHWHLNDPSNFLLNQENPALIALNQSNRELAVVPGKASQQLVETSSQEMLGHVDVIFPIVHGTLGEDGCLQGLLRMADLPFVGSDVLGSAVCMDKDISKRLLRDAGIAVTPFVTLTRASAARTGFAEVQAKLGLPLFVKPANQGSSVGVSKVSDEAEYTAAVELALGFDEKVLIESAVNGREIECAVLGNEDAIASGCGEIVVRSGFYSYDSKYIDAQAAEIVVPANISSEASERIRALAVEAFQVLGCSGLARVDVFLTDSGEVLINEINSLPGFTRISMYPKLWQATGMTYSELVSRLIDLALEKHKARQALKITR from the coding sequence ATGAGCAAACTGCGGGTAGGGATTATTTTTGGTGGTCGTTCGGCGGAGCACGAAGTGTCGCTGCAATCGGCGAAAAACATCGTCGATGCGCTGGATCGGTCGCGCTTCGAACCGGTGCTGATCGGTATCGACAAGCAAGGCCATTGGCACCTCAATGATCCATCGAACTTCCTGCTCAACCAGGAAAATCCGGCCCTGATCGCCCTCAACCAGTCCAACCGGGAACTGGCCGTGGTGCCGGGCAAGGCCAGTCAGCAATTGGTCGAAACCTCGAGTCAGGAAATGCTGGGCCACGTCGATGTGATCTTCCCGATCGTGCACGGCACGCTGGGTGAAGACGGTTGCCTGCAAGGCCTGTTGCGCATGGCGGATTTACCCTTTGTCGGCTCCGATGTGCTCGGCTCGGCGGTGTGCATGGACAAGGACATCAGCAAGCGGCTGTTGCGTGACGCCGGGATTGCAGTCACGCCCTTCGTGACCCTGACTCGTGCCAGCGCCGCGCGCACCGGGTTCGCCGAGGTCCAGGCCAAACTCGGTCTGCCGCTGTTCGTGAAGCCGGCGAACCAGGGGTCGTCCGTGGGCGTCAGCAAGGTCAGTGACGAAGCCGAGTACACGGCGGCAGTGGAACTGGCCCTGGGTTTCGATGAAAAAGTATTGATCGAATCCGCCGTCAACGGTCGCGAGATCGAGTGCGCGGTGCTGGGCAACGAGGATGCCATCGCCAGCGGTTGTGGCGAGATCGTGGTGCGCAGCGGCTTCTATTCCTACGACAGCAAATACATCGACGCTCAAGCGGCAGAGATCGTGGTGCCGGCCAACATCAGCAGCGAGGCCAGTGAGCGCATCCGCGCCTTGGCTGTCGAGGCGTTTCAGGTGCTGGGCTGTTCCGGGCTGGCGCGGGTCGATGTGTTCCTGACCGACAGCGGCGAAGTGCTGATCAACGAAATCAACTCACTGCCCGGCTTCACCCGAATCAGCATGTACCCCAAGCTCTGGCAAGCCACCGGCATGACTTACAGCGAGCTGGTCAGCCGCTTGATCGATCTGGCGCTGGAGAAGCACAAGGCACGGCAAGCGTTGAAGATCACCCGATAA
- a CDS encoding cupin domain-containing protein yields the protein MNAYQSLNFAEKIARIDSHWSPRVIAEMNDYQFKVVKLLGDFIWHDHLDTDETFIVLEGQLRIDFRDGHVLLNAGEMYVVPKGVEHKPSAAQEVKLLLIEPKGVLNTGSEGGERTAQNDVWV from the coding sequence ATGAACGCCTACCAAAGCCTGAACTTCGCTGAAAAAATCGCCCGGATCGACTCGCACTGGAGCCCTCGGGTCATCGCCGAGATGAACGACTACCAGTTCAAAGTGGTGAAACTGCTGGGGGATTTCATCTGGCACGATCACCTGGACACCGACGAGACCTTCATCGTGCTCGAGGGGCAGCTGCGCATCGACTTTCGCGATGGCCACGTCCTGCTGAACGCGGGCGAAATGTACGTGGTGCCAAAGGGTGTCGAGCACAAACCCTCTGCCGCGCAGGAAGTGAAACTGCTGCTGATCGAGCCCAAGGGTGTGCTGAATACAGGCAGCGAAGGCGGCGAACGCACGGCGCAGAATGACGTCTGGGTGTAA
- the ychF gene encoding redox-regulated ATPase YchF, producing MGFNCGIVGLPNVGKSTLFNALTKSGIAAENFPFCTIEPNTGIVPMPDPRLEALAAIVNPKRILPTTMEFVDIAGLVAGASKGEGLGNKFLANIRETDAIAHVVRCFEDENVIHVSNSVDPKRDIEIIDLELIFADLDSCEKQLQKVARNAKGGDKDAVVQKGLLEQLIAHFTLGKPARTLMKNMGADDKAVIRGFHLLTTKPVMYIANVAEDGFENNPLLDIVKAIAEEEGAMVVPVCNKIEAEIAELEDGEEKDMFLEALGLEEPGLNRVIRAGYEMLHLQTYFTAGVEEVRAWTVRVGATAPQAAGVIHTDFEKGFIRAEVIAYDDFIQYKGEAGAKEAGKWRLEGKDYIVKDGDVMHFRFNV from the coding sequence ATGGGATTCAATTGCGGCATCGTCGGCCTGCCTAACGTCGGCAAGTCCACCCTATTCAACGCCCTGACCAAATCCGGGATCGCGGCCGAGAACTTCCCCTTCTGCACCATCGAGCCGAACACCGGTATCGTGCCGATGCCGGATCCACGCCTGGAAGCCCTGGCGGCCATTGTCAATCCAAAGCGCATCTTGCCAACCACCATGGAATTCGTCGACATCGCGGGCCTGGTGGCCGGTGCCTCGAAAGGTGAAGGCCTGGGCAACAAGTTCCTCGCCAACATCCGCGAGACCGATGCTATCGCTCACGTGGTCCGCTGCTTCGAAGACGAGAACGTGATTCACGTCTCCAACAGCGTCGACCCGAAACGCGACATCGAAATCATCGACCTGGAACTGATCTTCGCCGACCTCGACAGCTGCGAGAAGCAACTGCAGAAAGTTGCCCGTAACGCCAAGGGTGGTGACAAGGACGCCGTGGTCCAGAAAGGTCTGCTGGAGCAACTGATCGCTCACTTCACCCTCGGCAAGCCAGCGCGCACGCTGATGAAGAACATGGGCGCCGACGATAAAGCGGTGATTCGTGGCTTCCACCTGCTGACCACCAAGCCGGTCATGTACATCGCCAACGTCGCTGAAGACGGTTTCGAGAACAACCCGCTGCTGGACATCGTCAAGGCCATCGCCGAAGAAGAAGGTGCCATGGTGGTTCCGGTCTGCAACAAGATCGAAGCCGAAATCGCCGAACTCGAAGACGGCGAAGAGAAAGACATGTTCCTCGAAGCCCTGGGCCTCGAAGAGCCTGGCCTGAACCGCGTGATCCGCGCCGGCTACGAAATGCTGCACCTGCAGACCTACTTCACCGCCGGTGTCGAAGAAGTCCGCGCCTGGACCGTCCGCGTAGGTGCTACCGCGCCACAAGCCGCTGGCGTGATCCACACCGACTTCGAAAAAGGCTTCATCCGCGCCGAAGTCATCGCCTACGACGACTTCATCCAGTACAAAGGCGAAGCCGGCGCTAAAGAAGCCGGTAAATGGCGCCTGGAAGGCAAGGACTACATCGTTAAAGACGGCGACGTGATGCACTTCCGTTTCAACGTGTAA
- a CDS encoding DUF2817 domain-containing protein: MQTEFPTQPSYRTQREQFLAAATAAGATLTEYPHPLKGPFGEPLSTDVAVLGDPGAKRLLIALSGTHGVEGFYGSGCQIKWMQELGKRSLPADVAVVMIHLINPWGTAWLRRVNEDNIDLNRNHLNFERPLPDNQAYAALHDIYAFTELRGPERERADALLDGQIREHGWPAVMSIVEGGQHSHPDGLFYGGLAPSWSNRTLHEILQTHVAHAEVAMCFDLHTGAGEYGHPMLLTITEAAYPALPDAQAIYGPWLYTLLTGADTLSETGVAATATGYTSQALINALPQVKLMPFVIECGTYPGPDVHRHLRDDHWLHLHGNPSNAVGREIKLNLLEQFYPADSDWQAMVWLRTWQIWERALSALPTVRS, from the coding sequence ATGCAGACCGAGTTTCCCACCCAGCCGAGTTATCGCACTCAGCGTGAGCAATTCCTCGCCGCAGCGACTGCGGCCGGAGCGACGTTGACTGAATATCCGCATCCCCTCAAAGGACCTTTCGGTGAACCCTTGAGCACCGATGTGGCGGTGTTGGGTGATCCAGGTGCCAAGCGATTGCTGATTGCGTTGAGCGGCACCCATGGTGTGGAAGGTTTCTATGGCTCGGGATGCCAGATCAAGTGGATGCAGGAGTTGGGCAAGCGTTCACTGCCGGCCGATGTCGCGGTGGTGATGATCCACCTGATCAATCCCTGGGGCACCGCATGGCTGCGTCGGGTCAACGAAGACAACATCGATCTGAACCGCAATCACCTGAACTTCGAACGTCCGCTGCCGGACAATCAGGCTTACGCAGCGCTGCATGACATCTATGCGTTCACTGAGTTGCGGGGGCCCGAACGTGAGCGCGCCGACGCCTTGCTCGACGGACAGATTCGCGAACACGGCTGGCCAGCGGTGATGTCGATCGTCGAGGGCGGCCAGCACAGTCATCCCGATGGCCTGTTTTATGGCGGCCTGGCGCCGAGCTGGTCGAACCGCACGCTGCACGAAATCCTGCAAACGCATGTTGCCCACGCCGAGGTCGCGATGTGTTTCGATTTGCACACCGGCGCTGGCGAGTACGGTCATCCGATGTTGCTGACCATCACCGAGGCGGCTTATCCGGCGCTACCCGATGCGCAGGCCATTTATGGTCCCTGGCTCTACACGTTGCTGACCGGTGCCGACACCTTGAGTGAAACCGGCGTGGCGGCCACCGCGACGGGCTACACCTCGCAGGCACTGATCAATGCGCTGCCGCAGGTCAAACTGATGCCGTTCGTGATCGAGTGCGGGACGTATCCGGGGCCGGACGTTCATCGTCATTTGCGCGATGACCACTGGCTGCATCTGCACGGCAATCCAAGTAATGCGGTGGGGCGCGAGATCAAACTGAATCTGCTTGAGCAGTTCTATCCTGCCGACAGCGACTGGCAGGCGATGGTCTGGCTGCGGACGTGGCAGATTTGGGAGCGCGCGTTATCGGCGTTGCCGACGGTTCGTTCTTGA